In Thermus islandicus DSM 21543, the genomic stretch GGCGGCCGCGGTCTGGGCGTCCTGGGCCATGGCGCGCCAGCCCAGGCCCAAGCGGGTCTGCTCCACGAGGAAGTAGACCCCGAGCAGCAGGACCGCCGTTGCCCCCACCACGACCAGCTGGGGTGCGGTGAGCATGCCTACCACGGGGGTGGGCGCCAGGACGGGAAGGCTTTGCTGGTAGGGCCCGAAGAGGATGCGCAGGAGATCGCCCACGGCCAGGAAAAGGCCTATGGAGCCGATGAGGGCCACGTGGGGCGGACGGGACAGGAGGGGCCGGTAGAACCACGTCTCCAGAAAGAGGCCGAGGAGGGCCGCCGCCACGGCGCCCGTGCCCAGGGCCAGCCCGAAGCTCCCCGTCTTTTGGAAGGCCCACCACCCAGCGTAGGCCCCGACCGCGTAAACCCCCGCATGGGCCACGTGGAGCACCCGGAGAAGACCGTAGACCAGCGTGAGCCCCAGGGCCGTGAGCGCATAGATGGAACCCACCGCCAGCCCATCGCCCAAGAGAGCCGTCAGCGTGAAAAGGTCCAAGGTTCCCCCTTAGGGTTTCAGGAGGGTCAGGTCGGTTACGTTGAGGAAGCGGCGAAACTGGCCGTTTTTGACCACCTGGACGGTGGCCGACTTGACGGGGTCGCCCTGGCTGGTGAAGAAGAAGATCTTGCCCACGGCGGTCTCAAGGTTGATAAGCCCCAGGAGCCCGC encodes the following:
- a CDS encoding branched-chain amino acid ABC transporter permease codes for the protein MDLFTLTALLGDGLAVGSIYALTALGLTLVYGLLRVLHVAHAGVYAVGAYAGWWAFQKTGSFGLALGTGAVAAALLGLFLETWFYRPLLSRPPHVALIGSIGLFLAVGDLLRILFGPYQQSLPVLAPTPVVGMLTAPQLVVVGATAVLLLGVYFLVEQTRLGLGWRAMAQDAQTAAALGVDLPLMSRLAFLAASLLAGLAGVLVGAYYNQVYPTMGAVLAYKGLAIVVLGGLGNLWGTVAAALLLGLLESLAVAYLGHRFPPEGVAFVALILVLLFRPHGLFSRARR